In Polaribacter sp. Hel_I_88, the following proteins share a genomic window:
- a CDS encoding YqaE/Pmp3 family membrane protein: MSIFRVFFAIFFPPLAVIDKGCGSFVIIFLLTLCGWIPGIIGALVILNNPKN; encoded by the coding sequence AGAGTATTTTTTGCCATCTTTTTTCCACCACTTGCTGTGATTGATAAAGGTTGTGGTTCTTTTGTAATTATTTTTTTATTAACACTTTGTGGTTGGATTCCAGGTATTATTGGAGCTTTGGTAATTTTGAATAATCCCAAAAATTAA
- a CDS encoding tRNA-binding protein, whose product MKPTITFEDFLKVDIKIGTIIEVNDFPKARKPAYQLKIDFGVLGVKKSSAQITDLYSKEDLHKKQVAAIINFKPRQIANFMSECLVLGIYNTDGDVVLLQASKGIKNGEQVS is encoded by the coding sequence ATGAAACCAACAATAACCTTCGAAGATTTTTTAAAAGTTGATATCAAAATTGGAACTATTATTGAAGTAAACGATTTTCCAAAAGCTAGAAAACCAGCCTATCAACTTAAAATAGATTTTGGTGTTTTAGGTGTAAAAAAATCGAGTGCTCAAATAACGGATTTGTATTCTAAAGAAGATTTACATAAAAAACAAGTTGCAGCTATTATCAACTTTAAACCAAGACAAATTGCCAATTTTATGAGCGAATGTTTGGTGTTAGGTATTTATAATACTGATGGAGATGTTGTTTTATTGCAAGCTAGTAAAGGAATTAAAAATGGTGAGCAGGTTAGTTAG
- a CDS encoding DUF962 domain-containing protein has product MKNAQEYFDEYALSHQNETNQAIHYICVPLIFFSVIGLLMCIPTSFLRDTFGLYNPLLENWAAVVGLLISFFYLKLGFWYFVEMLFVMLLCIILNFWIGNNFNLLYVSITIFVLGWIGQFYGHKVEGAKPSFLKDLEFLLIGPLWVIQKVGKRK; this is encoded by the coding sequence ATGAAAAACGCACAAGAATATTTTGATGAGTATGCTTTAAGTCATCAAAATGAAACCAACCAAGCCATCCATTATATTTGTGTTCCGCTTATTTTTTTTAGTGTTATTGGCTTGTTGATGTGCATTCCAACTTCTTTTTTAAGAGATACTTTTGGTTTGTACAATCCGTTGTTAGAAAATTGGGCTGCAGTTGTTGGTTTACTTATTTCCTTCTTTTATTTAAAATTAGGTTTCTGGTATTTTGTAGAAATGCTTTTTGTGATGCTACTTTGTATCATTCTTAATTTTTGGATTGGTAACAATTTTAATTTACTCTATGTTTCCATTACCATTTTTGTGTTGGGGTGGATTGGTCAGTTTTATGGTCATAAAGTAGAAGGTGCAAAACCATCGTTCTTAAAAGATTTAGAGTTTTTATTGATTGGTCCACTTTGGGTAATTCAGAAAGTTGGGAAGAGGAAATAG
- a CDS encoding lipopolysaccharide assembly protein LapB: protein MKKISYLLILSIIVSSCTSQKNTDEFINATSGRYLFNANEVLEIYFDDAEMHAKWRGNDDIELLKVSDSSFYMKELNEKMIFVSNPKMHIELAPKTEHDGILYHFDKMKKGEKTPDEYFKAKEYEKALTGYLHIQQKDSLNANIREYSLNRLGYTYLKNKEEEKAIEIFKINIALYPKSSNVYDSMADAYLAKKDTTNAVMYYKKALAINPENRNAKNAYQKLTTE, encoded by the coding sequence ATGAAAAAAATAAGCTATCTTTTAATTTTATCGATAATTGTAAGCAGTTGCACTTCTCAAAAAAATACAGACGAATTTATCAATGCAACTTCTGGGCGTTATTTATTTAACGCAAATGAGGTGTTAGAAATTTATTTTGATGACGCTGAAATGCACGCAAAATGGAGAGGAAATGACGATATTGAACTCTTAAAAGTTAGCGATAGCTCTTTTTACATGAAAGAACTCAATGAAAAAATGATTTTTGTAAGCAACCCTAAAATGCACATTGAACTCGCTCCAAAAACAGAACATGATGGTATTTTGTATCATTTTGATAAAATGAAAAAAGGCGAAAAAACCCCAGATGAATATTTTAAAGCCAAAGAATATGAAAAAGCCTTGACTGGTTATTTACATATTCAACAAAAAGATTCTTTGAATGCCAATATTAGAGAGTACAGTTTAAATAGATTAGGGTATACTTATTTAAAAAATAAAGAAGAAGAAAAAGCCATAGAAATTTTTAAAATAAATATAGCTTTATATCCAAAAAGTTCAAATGTGTACGACTCCATGGCTGATGCTTATTTAGCCAAAAAAGATACTACAAATGCTGTAATGTATTATAAAAAAGCATTAGCTATAAATCCTGAAAATAGAAATGCAAAAAACGCTTACCAAAAATTAACAACTGAATAA